The following are encoded in a window of Streptomyces sp. 11x1 genomic DNA:
- a CDS encoding SRPBCC family protein: MDWCHYRFFSHWNLPVRPTVVYDVLQRVDDYPRWWPQVREVTRLDATTGTVRVRSVLPYDLAFTAREVRSDRAAGVLEIEMTGDLDGWARWTLTADGTCTLARYDQEVDVSKPLLRRFAVPGRPLFRANHALMMRAGRRGLLAYLTADGQAV, from the coding sequence ATGGACTGGTGCCACTACCGCTTCTTCAGCCACTGGAACCTGCCCGTCCGCCCCACCGTCGTGTACGACGTGCTCCAGCGGGTCGACGACTATCCGCGTTGGTGGCCGCAGGTCCGTGAGGTGACCCGGCTCGACGCCACCACCGGAACCGTCCGGGTCCGCTCGGTCCTCCCCTACGACCTCGCCTTCACCGCGCGGGAGGTACGCAGCGACCGGGCGGCCGGGGTCCTGGAGATCGAGATGACCGGCGACCTGGACGGCTGGGCCCGCTGGACACTCACCGCCGACGGCACGTGCACGCTCGCCCGTTACGACCAGGAGGTCGACGTCTCCAAACCCCTGCTGCGGCGGTTCGCCGTACCGGGACGGCCGCTCTTCCGCGCCAACCACGCGCTGATGATGCGGGCGGGACGACGAGGACTCCTCGCGTACCTCACGGCGGACGGGCAAGCGGTTTGA
- a CDS encoding 3'-5' exonuclease: MTCWYEGPLAAFDTETTGVDVETDRIVSAAVVVQDAPGTRPRVTRWLVNPGVPVPAAATAVHGLTDDQLQRDGRWPAPVMEEIARALAEQAVRGRPLVVMNAPFDLTLLDRELRRHRASSLDRWFETTPLRVLDPRVLDKHLDRYRKGRRTLTDLCAHYEVPLDGAHDAAADAQAAMDVVRAVGHRFATRLARLSPAELHTLQAVWHAAQARGLQAWFARSGTEESVDPAWPLRPDLPAAAA, encoded by the coding sequence ATGACGTGTTGGTACGAGGGGCCCTTGGCGGCGTTCGACACGGAGACCACGGGCGTGGACGTCGAGACCGACCGGATCGTGTCGGCCGCCGTCGTCGTCCAGGACGCGCCCGGCACCCGCCCCCGGGTGACCCGGTGGCTGGTGAATCCGGGGGTGCCGGTGCCCGCCGCGGCGACGGCGGTGCACGGGCTGACGGACGATCAGTTGCAGCGCGACGGCCGGTGGCCGGCGCCGGTGATGGAGGAGATAGCCAGGGCGCTCGCCGAGCAGGCGGTGCGCGGCCGCCCGCTGGTCGTGATGAACGCGCCGTTCGATCTGACCCTGCTGGACCGCGAGTTGCGACGGCATCGCGCCTCGTCGCTGGACCGCTGGTTCGAGACGACGCCGCTGCGGGTCCTCGACCCCCGGGTCCTGGACAAGCATCTGGACCGCTACCGCAAGGGCCGGCGCACGCTCACCGATCTGTGCGCGCACTACGAGGTGCCCCTGGACGGCGCGCACGACGCGGCGGCCGACGCACAGGCCGCGATGGATGTCGTCCGCGCGGTGGGCCACCGTTTCGCGACCCGGCTCGCCCGCCTCTCCCCCGCCGAACTGCACACGCTGCAGGCCGTGTGGCACGCGGCCCAGGCCCGGGGGCTGCAGGCCTGGTTCGCCCGCAGCGGCACGGAGGAGTCGGTGGACCCGGCATGGCCCCTGCGTCCGGATCTGCCGGCCGCGGCGGCATGA
- a CDS encoding DUF4365 domain-containing protein, which yields MAIAQPERGGLLPEHAAPLRGSLATTACMETLQVGYLHAVAAAAGCSLSQPFPDNGIDWHVSHGSPGHTVDDEVTIKVQLKATYQLAPNPPGRFFSFTLDNEHLAKLARTPVSVHKILVVMIVPRSQEQWLRAGHDRLDLRHCCYWTNLAGHPITGRRRTTVRIPTSRIFDDRALCEIMTRVGTGGRP from the coding sequence ATGGCCATTGCGCAGCCCGAGCGGGGCGGGCTGCTGCCCGAGCACGCGGCACCGCTCCGCGGCTCCCTCGCCACCACCGCCTGCATGGAGACCCTGCAGGTGGGCTATCTGCACGCGGTGGCGGCCGCCGCCGGCTGCTCCCTGTCCCAGCCCTTTCCGGACAACGGCATCGACTGGCACGTCAGTCACGGCTCGCCCGGCCACACCGTCGACGACGAGGTCACCATCAAGGTGCAGCTCAAGGCCACCTACCAACTCGCGCCGAACCCCCCGGGCCGCTTCTTCTCCTTCACCCTCGACAACGAGCACCTGGCGAAGCTCGCCCGCACCCCCGTCTCGGTGCACAAGATCCTGGTCGTGATGATCGTCCCCAGGTCGCAGGAGCAGTGGCTGCGGGCCGGCCACGACCGGCTCGACCTGCGGCACTGCTGCTACTGGACCAATCTCGCCGGACACCCGATCACCGGTCGGCGCCGCACCACCGTGCGCATCCCGACCTCGCGCATCTTCGACGACCGAGCGCTCTGCGAGATCATGACGCGGGTCGGAACGGGAGGAAGACCGTGA
- the thrS gene encoding threonine--tRNA ligase encodes MSDVRVIIQRDSEREERVVTTGTTAADLFAGERTVVAARVAGELKDLAYEVRDGETVESVEISSEDGLNILRHSTAHVMAQAVQELFPEAKLGIGPPVRDGFYYDFDVEKPFTPEDLKAIEKKMQEIQKRGQRFSRRVVTDEAAREELANEPYKLELIGLKGSASSDDGADVEVGAGELTIYDNLDAKTGDLCWKDLCRGPHLPTTRNIPAFKLMRNAAAYWRGSEKNPMLQRIYGTAWPSKEELKAHLDFLAEAEKRDHRKLGNELDLFSIPDEIGSGLAVFHPKGGIIRRVMEDYSRRRHEEEGYEFVYTPHATKGKLFEVSGHLDWYADGMYPPMQLDEGVDYYLKPMNCPMHNLIFDARGRSYRELPLRLFEFGTVYRYEKSGVVHGLTRARGFTQDDAHIYCTREQMADELDKTLTFVLNLLRDYGLTDFYLELSTKDPEKFVGSDEAWEEATETLRQVAEKQGLPLVPDPGGAAFYGPKISVQAKDAIGRTWQMSTVQLDFNLPERFDLEYTGPDGSKQRPVMIHRALFGSIERFFAVLLEHYAGAFPAWLAPVQAVGIPIGDAHVEYLRKFAAEAKKKGLRVDVDSSSDRMQKKIRNAQKAKVPFMVIAGDEDMAAGAVSFRYRDGSQENGIPVEEAVAKIAKVVEDRVQI; translated from the coding sequence GTGTCCGACGTCCGTGTGATCATCCAACGCGATTCCGAGCGGGAAGAGCGCGTGGTGACGACGGGCACTACGGCCGCCGACCTCTTCGCCGGCGAGCGGACCGTCGTCGCGGCCCGCGTGGCCGGAGAGCTGAAGGACCTCGCGTACGAGGTGCGGGACGGCGAGACCGTCGAGAGCGTGGAGATCTCCTCCGAGGACGGCCTCAACATCCTGCGCCACTCCACCGCGCACGTCATGGCCCAGGCCGTGCAGGAACTCTTCCCCGAGGCGAAGCTGGGCATCGGGCCGCCGGTCCGGGACGGGTTCTACTACGACTTCGACGTGGAGAAGCCGTTCACGCCCGAGGATCTCAAGGCCATCGAGAAGAAGATGCAGGAGATCCAGAAGCGCGGTCAGCGCTTCTCCCGCCGTGTCGTCACCGACGAGGCCGCCCGCGAGGAACTGGCGAACGAGCCGTACAAGCTGGAGCTGATCGGCCTCAAGGGCTCCGCGTCCTCGGACGACGGTGCGGACGTCGAGGTCGGCGCCGGCGAGCTGACGATCTACGACAACCTGGACGCCAAGACCGGTGACCTGTGCTGGAAGGACCTCTGCCGAGGCCCCCACCTGCCCACCACCCGCAACATCCCGGCGTTCAAGCTGATGCGCAATGCCGCCGCGTACTGGCGCGGCAGCGAGAAGAACCCGATGCTCCAGCGCATCTACGGCACCGCCTGGCCCTCCAAGGAGGAGCTGAAGGCCCACCTCGACTTCCTCGCCGAGGCCGAGAAGCGCGACCACCGCAAGCTGGGCAACGAACTCGACCTGTTCTCCATCCCGGACGAGATCGGCTCCGGCCTCGCCGTCTTCCACCCCAAGGGCGGCATCATCCGCCGGGTCATGGAGGACTACTCGCGCCGCCGGCACGAGGAGGAGGGCTACGAGTTCGTCTACACCCCGCACGCCACGAAGGGGAAGCTCTTCGAGGTCTCGGGTCACCTGGACTGGTACGCCGACGGCATGTACCCGCCCATGCAGCTCGACGAGGGCGTGGACTACTACCTCAAGCCCATGAACTGCCCGATGCACAACCTGATCTTCGACGCGCGCGGCCGCTCGTACCGTGAACTGCCGCTGCGCCTCTTCGAGTTCGGGACCGTGTACCGGTACGAGAAGTCCGGCGTCGTGCACGGTCTGACCCGGGCCCGGGGCTTCACCCAGGACGACGCGCACATCTACTGCACCCGTGAGCAGATGGCCGACGAGCTCGACAAGACGCTCACCTTCGTCCTCAACCTGCTGCGCGACTACGGGCTCACGGACTTCTACCTGGAGCTGTCCACCAAGGACCCGGAGAAGTTCGTCGGCTCGGACGAGGCGTGGGAGGAGGCGACCGAGACGCTCCGCCAGGTCGCCGAGAAGCAGGGCCTCCCGCTGGTCCCCGACCCGGGCGGCGCCGCGTTCTACGGCCCGAAGATCTCCGTCCAGGCCAAGGACGCGATCGGCCGCACCTGGCAGATGTCCACGGTCCAGCTCGACTTCAACCTGCCCGAGCGCTTCGACCTGGAGTACACCGGCCCGGACGGCTCCAAGCAGCGCCCGGTCATGATCCACCGCGCGCTGTTCGGCTCGATCGAGCGGTTCTTCGCCGTGCTCCTGGAGCACTACGCGGGCGCGTTCCCGGCGTGGCTGGCGCCCGTCCAGGCGGTCGGCATCCCGATCGGCGACGCGCATGTGGAGTACCTGAGGAAGTTCGCCGCCGAGGCGAAGAAGAAGGGGCTGCGCGTCGACGTCGACTCCTCCTCCGACCGGATGCAGAAGAAGATCCGCAACGCCCAGAAGGCGAAGGTGCCCTTCATGGTCATCGCGGGCGACGAGGACATGGCGGCCGGCGCCGTCTCCTTCCGCTACCGCGACGGCTCGCAGGAGAACGGCATCCCCGTCGAGGAGGCCGTCGCCAAGATCGCCAAGGTCGTGGAGGACCGCGTCCAGATCTGA
- a CDS encoding potassium channel family protein, whose protein sequence is MDLDSRALRWEQRTGRALTGASAFFLGSYAVRVLDNGLPQVWLDLCLAVTMACWAIFVLDYGVRWRLSGLGPRFVRVHWLDTVVLVLPLLRPLRVVQLHDALQRRHERPRLPLQARVAVYAGLSVTLLGFTGALAVYQQERDAPGATILTFGDSVWWTCSTLATVGYGDVTPVTPMGRTIAVFLMACGLALLGTVTGSFGSWLIQVFAREDEERPPAS, encoded by the coding sequence ATGGACCTCGACAGCCGCGCGCTCCGCTGGGAGCAGCGCACCGGACGCGCCCTCACCGGAGCGTCGGCCTTCTTCCTCGGCTCGTACGCGGTACGGGTGCTCGACAACGGCCTTCCCCAGGTCTGGCTCGACCTCTGTCTCGCGGTGACCATGGCGTGCTGGGCGATCTTCGTCCTCGACTACGGGGTGCGGTGGCGGCTGAGCGGGCTGGGGCCGAGGTTCGTACGTGTCCACTGGCTGGACACAGTCGTGCTGGTACTGCCGCTGCTGCGGCCGCTGCGGGTCGTGCAGCTCCACGACGCTCTGCAACGTCGCCACGAGCGGCCGCGGCTCCCCCTGCAAGCGCGCGTGGCCGTCTACGCGGGCCTGTCGGTGACCCTGCTCGGCTTCACCGGCGCCCTCGCCGTCTACCAGCAGGAGCGCGACGCACCGGGCGCGACGATCCTGACCTTCGGGGACTCCGTGTGGTGGACCTGCTCGACGCTCGCCACGGTCGGGTACGGGGACGTCACCCCCGTGACCCCGATGGGCCGGACGATCGCCGTGTTCCTGATGGCCTGCGGTCTCGCCCTGCTCGGCACGGTGACGGGGTCGTTCGGGTCGTGGCTGATCCAGGTGTTCGCGCGGGAGGACGAGGAGAGGCCCCCGGCGAGCTGA
- a CDS encoding HIT domain-containing protein — protein sequence MLHCMTSEPEQQIGVGTQDAFQRLWTPHRMAYIQGENKPTGPGADDGCPFCSIPAKSDEDGLVIRRGEHVYAVLNLYPYNGGHLMVVPYRHVADYTDLTGPETAELGELTKQSMTALRNASGAHGFNIGMNQGSVAGAGIAAHLHQHIVPRWGGDTNFMPVVGHTRILPQLLADTRKMLAEAWPTV from the coding sequence ATGCTGCACTGCATGACGAGTGAGCCGGAGCAGCAGATCGGAGTGGGAACGCAGGACGCGTTCCAGCGCCTGTGGACGCCCCATCGGATGGCGTACATCCAGGGCGAGAACAAGCCGACCGGTCCTGGGGCCGACGACGGCTGTCCGTTCTGCTCGATCCCGGCCAAATCGGACGAGGACGGCCTGGTCATCAGGCGCGGGGAGCACGTGTACGCGGTGCTCAACCTCTACCCGTACAACGGCGGCCACCTCATGGTCGTCCCCTACCGGCACGTCGCCGACTACACGGATCTCACCGGGCCGGAGACCGCCGAGCTGGGCGAGCTGACCAAGCAGTCCATGACCGCGCTGCGCAACGCCTCCGGCGCCCACGGCTTCAACATCGGCATGAATCAGGGCTCGGTCGCGGGGGCGGGTATCGCGGCCCACCTTCACCAGCACATCGTGCCTCGCTGGGGCGGGGACACCAACTTCATGCCGGTCGTCGGTCACACGAGGATCCTGCCGCAGCTGCTGGCCGACACGAGGAAGATGCTCGCGGAGGCGTGGCCCACCGTGTGA
- a CDS encoding elongation factor G-like protein EF-G2, producing MGDKANAHPGAAGRATAADHPASVRNVVLVGHSGSGKTTLVEALALTAGAVNRAGRVEDGGTVSDYDEIEHRQQRSVQLSLVPVEWGGYKINLLDTPGYADFVGELRAGLRAADAALFVVSASDGVDGSTRMVWEECAAVGMPRAIVITHLEAARADFEEMTRICAETFGGDDPDAVLPLYVPLHGPQGPDGHAPVTGLTGLLTRKLFDYSSGERKESEPGPEQLPAIEEARNRLIEGIIAESEDETLMDRYLGGEAIDVKTLIDDLERAVARGVFHPVLAAAPAAEGAKQGLGTVELLELVTGGFPTPLERETPTVTTPEGRPREITSACDPDGPLVAEVVKTASDPYVGRISLVRVFSGTLRPDATVHVSGHGLADRGHEDHDVDERIGALSAPFGKQQRSLTHCIAGDLACVAKLNRAETGDTLSAKDDPLLMEPWEMPDPLLPLAIQAHSKADEDKLSQGLARLVAEDPTMRLEQNQDTHQVVLWCLGEAHADVALERLRSRYGVQVDVIPHRVSLRETFADRSAGRGRHVKQSGGHGQYAICEIEVEPLPGGSGIEFVDKVVGGAVPRQFIPSVEKGVRAQAAKGVAAGYPLIDVRITLRDGKAHSVDSSDAAFQTAGALALREAAADAKIHLLEPVAEVSVLVGDSYVGPVMSDLSGRRGRVVGTEQAGGGRTLVRAEVPEIEIDRYAVDLRSLSHGTARFGRRYTRHEPMPSHVADKLRERTKEN from the coding sequence ATGGGCGACAAGGCGAACGCACATCCCGGAGCCGCCGGCAGGGCTACGGCGGCCGACCACCCCGCGTCCGTACGGAATGTGGTGCTGGTCGGCCACTCCGGTTCGGGCAAGACGACTCTGGTGGAGGCTCTCGCGCTGACGGCGGGAGCGGTGAACCGGGCGGGCCGCGTGGAGGACGGCGGCACCGTCTCCGACTACGACGAGATCGAACACCGGCAGCAACGCTCGGTGCAGCTCTCCCTCGTCCCCGTCGAATGGGGCGGGTACAAGATCAATCTGTTGGACACCCCCGGATACGCCGACTTCGTCGGGGAACTCAGGGCCGGTCTGCGAGCGGCGGACGCGGCCCTGTTCGTCGTCTCGGCCTCGGACGGCGTCGACGGCTCGACGCGCATGGTGTGGGAGGAGTGCGCGGCGGTGGGCATGCCGCGGGCGATCGTGATCACGCACCTGGAGGCCGCGCGGGCGGACTTCGAGGAGATGACCAGGATCTGCGCGGAGACGTTCGGCGGGGACGACCCTGACGCCGTCCTGCCGCTCTATGTGCCGCTGCACGGCCCCCAGGGTCCCGACGGGCACGCGCCCGTGACCGGGCTGACCGGGCTGCTGACGCGGAAGCTCTTCGACTACTCCTCCGGCGAGCGCAAGGAGTCCGAGCCGGGCCCGGAGCAGTTGCCGGCGATCGAGGAGGCCCGCAACCGGCTCATCGAGGGGATCATCGCCGAGAGCGAGGACGAGACCCTCATGGACCGCTACCTCGGCGGCGAGGCCATCGACGTCAAGACGCTCATCGACGACCTGGAGCGGGCCGTCGCGCGCGGGGTCTTCCACCCGGTGCTGGCCGCCGCCCCCGCGGCCGAGGGCGCCAAGCAGGGCCTCGGCACGGTCGAACTCCTCGAACTGGTCACCGGCGGCTTCCCGACCCCCCTGGAGCGCGAGACGCCCACGGTCACCACCCCCGAGGGCCGCCCCCGCGAGATCACGTCGGCCTGCGACCCGGACGGGCCGCTGGTCGCCGAGGTCGTGAAGACCGCCAGCGACCCCTACGTGGGCCGGATCTCCCTGGTACGGGTCTTCTCCGGGACGCTGCGCCCCGACGCGACGGTGCACGTCTCCGGGCACGGGCTGGCCGACCGCGGACACGAGGACCACGACGTCGACGAGCGGATCGGCGCCCTGTCCGCCCCGTTCGGCAAGCAGCAGCGGTCGCTCACCCACTGCATCGCGGGCGACCTGGCGTGCGTGGCGAAACTCAACCGCGCGGAGACCGGGGACACGCTGTCCGCCAAGGACGACCCGCTGCTCATGGAGCCGTGGGAGATGCCGGACCCGTTGCTGCCGCTCGCCATCCAGGCGCACAGCAAGGCCGACGAGGACAAGCTCTCCCAGGGCCTCGCCCGGCTGGTCGCCGAGGACCCGACGATGCGGCTCGAACAGAACCAGGACACGCACCAGGTGGTCCTGTGGTGCCTGGGCGAGGCGCACGCCGACGTCGCCCTGGAACGGCTGCGCAGCCGCTACGGCGTCCAGGTCGACGTCATACCGCACCGGGTGTCCCTGCGGGAGACGTTCGCCGACAGATCGGCGGGCCGGGGGCGGCACGTGAAGCAGTCCGGCGGACACGGGCAGTACGCGATCTGCGAGATCGAGGTGGAGCCGCTGCCCGGCGGCTCCGGCATCGAGTTCGTCGACAAGGTCGTCGGCGGCGCGGTGCCCCGGCAGTTCATCCCGTCCGTGGAGAAGGGCGTACGGGCGCAGGCGGCGAAGGGCGTCGCGGCGGGCTATCCGCTCATCGACGTACGGATCACGCTGCGCGACGGCAAGGCGCACTCGGTGGACTCCTCGGACGCCGCGTTCCAGACGGCGGGCGCGCTGGCGCTGCGCGAGGCGGCCGCCGACGCGAAAATCCACCTGCTGGAGCCGGTGGCCGAGGTGTCGGTGCTGGTCGGCGACTCGTACGTCGGTCCGGTGATGAGCGATCTGTCCGGGCGGCGCGGCCGGGTCGTCGGCACCGAGCAGGCGGGCGGCGGGCGCACCCTCGTCCGGGCCGAGGTGCCGGAGATCGAGATCGACCGGTACGCCGTCGACCTGCGCTCGCTCTCACACGGCACCGCGCGCTTCGGCCGCCGGTACACGCGACACGAGCCGATGCCGTCCCACGTCGCCGACAAGCTCCGGGAACGGACGAAGGAGAACTGA
- the pgsA gene encoding phosphatidylinositol phosphate synthase: MANRGHAATPTLGKAMLNKYARAFFTRVLTPFAAFLIRRGVSPDTVTLIGTAGVIAGALVFYPRGEFFWGTIVITLFVFSDLVDGNMARQMGRSSRWGAFLDSTLDRVADGAIFGGFALWYAGKGDDLALCAVSIFCLASGQVVSYTKARGESIGLPVAVNGLVERAERLVISLVAAGLSGLHAFGVPGIDVLLPIALWIVAVGSLVTLIQRVVTVRRESAEVEAAAEAEAAASPAQDTPDTSRNSEATP, translated from the coding sequence ATGGCCAACAGGGGCCACGCGGCGACACCGACCCTCGGGAAGGCCATGCTGAACAAGTACGCGCGTGCATTCTTCACGCGTGTCCTCACACCGTTCGCCGCGTTTCTGATCCGCAGGGGTGTCAGCCCCGACACGGTCACTCTCATCGGCACCGCCGGAGTGATCGCGGGCGCGTTGGTCTTCTACCCCCGGGGCGAGTTCTTCTGGGGCACGATCGTCATCACGCTGTTCGTGTTCTCGGACCTCGTCGACGGCAACATGGCCCGTCAGATGGGCCGCTCCAGCCGCTGGGGAGCCTTCCTCGACTCCACGCTCGACCGGGTCGCCGACGGCGCGATCTTCGGCGGTTTCGCCCTCTGGTACGCGGGCAAGGGCGACGACCTCGCCCTGTGCGCCGTCTCGATCTTCTGCCTGGCGAGCGGCCAGGTGGTGTCGTACACCAAGGCACGCGGCGAGTCGATCGGCCTGCCGGTGGCGGTCAACGGGCTGGTGGAGCGCGCCGAGCGCCTGGTGATCTCGCTGGTCGCGGCCGGCCTCTCCGGCCTGCACGCGTTCGGGGTGCCCGGGATCGACGTCCTGCTGCCCATCGCCCTGTGGATCGTCGCCGTCGGCAGCCTCGTCACGCTGATCCAGCGCGTGGTCACCGTCCGCCGCGAATCCGCCGAGGTCGAGGCGGCCGCCGAGGCGGAGGCCGCCGCCTCGCCCGCCCAGGACACCCCGGACACCTCCCGCAACAGCGAGGCGACCCCGTGA
- a CDS encoding phosphatidylinositol mannoside acyltransferase, translated as MSALRERLTDGLYGLGWSTVKKLPEPAAVRLGRTIADATWKRRGPLVRRLEANYARVVPDAGPERLAELSRAGMRSYLRYWMESFRLPAWSEERIRSGVTVADLHHLTDGLAAGRGVVLALPHLANWDLAGAWVTTELKTPFTTVAERLKPETLYDRFVAYREGLGMEVLPHNGGSAFGTLARRLRDGGLVCLVADRDLSASGVEVDFFGEPTRMPAGPALLAQQTGALLLPVTLWYDDSPVMRGRVHAPIEVPGTGTRAEKTSVMTQALADAFATGIADHPEDWHMLQRLWLADLDPAKSPGGPTPPPPRPATDPAPSSAADAATDAGRGPRTGAARDPLPEAATDSEKGRP; from the coding sequence GTGAGCGCTCTGCGGGAACGGCTCACCGACGGGCTGTACGGCCTGGGCTGGAGCACCGTCAAGAAGCTCCCCGAGCCCGCCGCCGTCCGCCTCGGCCGGACGATCGCCGACGCCACCTGGAAGCGACGTGGCCCCCTCGTGCGTCGGCTGGAGGCCAACTACGCGCGCGTGGTCCCGGACGCGGGCCCGGAGCGCCTCGCCGAGCTGTCCCGCGCGGGCATGCGTTCGTACCTGCGCTACTGGATGGAGTCCTTCCGCCTTCCCGCCTGGAGCGAGGAGCGGATCAGGAGCGGCGTCACCGTCGCGGACCTCCACCACCTCACCGACGGCCTCGCCGCCGGCCGGGGCGTCGTCCTCGCGCTGCCTCACCTGGCCAACTGGGACCTCGCCGGCGCCTGGGTCACCACCGAGCTGAAGACACCGTTCACGACGGTCGCCGAACGCCTCAAGCCCGAGACGCTCTACGACCGCTTCGTCGCCTACCGCGAGGGCCTCGGCATGGAGGTCCTGCCGCACAACGGCGGCTCCGCCTTCGGCACCCTCGCGCGGCGGCTGCGCGACGGCGGCCTGGTCTGTCTGGTCGCCGACCGCGACCTGTCCGCGTCCGGCGTCGAGGTCGACTTCTTCGGCGAGCCCACCCGGATGCCCGCCGGACCGGCCCTGCTGGCCCAGCAGACCGGCGCGCTGCTGCTGCCGGTGACGCTCTGGTACGACGACTCGCCCGTCATGCGGGGACGCGTGCACGCCCCGATCGAGGTACCCGGGACAGGTACCCGCGCCGAGAAGACGTCTGTCATGACACAGGCGCTGGCAGACGCCTTCGCCACCGGCATCGCCGACCACCCGGAGGACTGGCACATGCTCCAGCGCTTGTGGCTCGCGGACCTCGACCCCGCGAAGAGTCCGGGCGGGCCCACGCCGCCCCCACCGAGACCGGCCACCGATCCCGCTCCGAGTTCGGCCGCTGATGCCGCGACGGATGCAGGGCGCGGTCCGCGGACGGGTGCCGCGCGTGATCCGCTGCCGGAGGCCGCGACGGATTCCGAGAAGGGGCGCCCGTGA